From Humisphaera borealis, the proteins below share one genomic window:
- a CDS encoding type II secretion system protein gives MQDPIVVPVGSGELVRPSAFMNRGAFTLVELLVVIGIIALLISILLPSLQRARMAAMKTQDLSNIRQAALACISYAGESRGRWPRGERGNGFGTGIGSDDLSQMHSSFFDVLIRFNGSAPDATSAAQGGVKVPAEKLGVISCNAWLYDSPMSEKIADLAYYGGTGQRVQAGWVYWGGRNPDRVYKTTYNPDGTPTAKPYTLTRAVGDRPTTRTLLTCYNYASVVYGTMLPHYGKSYSGLGLAGSSQPFQRTAEVEGMCMSYTDGSARFVHRDDFGAMEGYSKGWTFYDRTAE, from the coding sequence ATGCAAGACCCGATTGTTGTACCCGTCGGATCAGGCGAACTCGTTCGGCCGTCAGCGTTCATGAATCGTGGGGCGTTTACGCTCGTCGAACTGTTGGTGGTGATCGGCATTATCGCACTGCTGATCTCCATTCTGCTGCCGAGCCTTCAGCGGGCGCGGATGGCGGCGATGAAGACGCAGGACCTGAGCAATATTCGTCAGGCGGCGCTGGCCTGTATCTCGTACGCCGGCGAGAGTCGTGGCCGCTGGCCTCGTGGCGAGCGGGGCAATGGCTTCGGCACCGGCATCGGCAGCGACGACCTGAGCCAGATGCACTCGAGCTTCTTCGACGTGCTGATTCGCTTCAACGGCTCGGCGCCCGATGCCACATCCGCGGCGCAGGGTGGTGTGAAGGTGCCGGCCGAAAAGCTCGGCGTCATCTCCTGTAACGCGTGGCTCTACGACTCCCCCATGAGCGAGAAGATCGCCGACCTGGCTTACTACGGCGGAACGGGGCAGCGGGTGCAGGCCGGCTGGGTGTATTGGGGTGGCCGCAATCCGGACCGCGTTTACAAGACGACATACAACCCCGACGGCACACCGACCGCAAAACCGTACACACTCACGCGCGCCGTCGGCGACAGACCGACCACGCGTACGCTGCTGACCTGCTACAACTACGCCAGCGTCGTCTACGGGACGATGCTTCCTCACTACGGCAAGTCGTACAGCGGTCTGGGGCTGGCCGGTTCGAGTCAGCCGTTCCAAAGGACGGCCGAGGTCGAAGGCATGTGCATGTCGTATACGGACGGTAGCGCCCGCTTCGTGCACCGGGACGACTTCGGGGCGATGGAAGGTTACTCCAAGGGATGGACGTTCTACGATCGCACGGCGGAGTGA
- a CDS encoding ABC transporter permease, which produces MNYVAFKMLTGDRAKYLGIVFGVAFASLLITQQAGIFVGLMSRTYGAIEDAGQPDIWVMEEKVQFIDDVKPMSDTELYRVRGVAGVEWAVPLYRGLLKARLDDGNYQACFVSGLDDETLTGGPPEMLEGKLSDLRQADAIIVNDVGAAGMLAKRGPNGQKIPLKIGDVIELNDHRAKVVGICRVSRTFNSQPSIFTTYTRATTFAPFERKLLSFVLVKAKPGITPADLCQRIREDTGLGAYTQKQFIDKTYNYFFENTGIPINFGISVTLGFFVGVAIAGQTFYQFTLENLKHFGALKAMGAGNVQLLKMILLQAGLVGGVGYGIGVGVASVFGYLTRNSELSFLLPWWLMIGTAGAVLLICLAASALSLLKVLRLEPAIVFK; this is translated from the coding sequence ATGAACTACGTTGCGTTCAAAATGCTCACCGGCGACCGGGCGAAGTACCTGGGCATTGTATTCGGGGTCGCATTTGCTTCGCTGCTCATTACGCAGCAGGCAGGCATCTTTGTTGGCCTGATGTCGCGCACCTACGGCGCGATCGAGGACGCCGGCCAGCCCGACATCTGGGTGATGGAGGAGAAGGTCCAGTTCATCGACGACGTCAAACCGATGTCGGACACCGAGCTTTACCGTGTGCGTGGCGTCGCGGGGGTTGAATGGGCCGTCCCGCTGTACCGCGGCCTGCTGAAAGCCCGCCTCGACGACGGCAATTACCAGGCCTGCTTCGTGAGCGGCCTTGACGACGAAACCCTGACCGGCGGCCCGCCGGAAATGCTCGAGGGCAAGCTCTCCGACCTTCGGCAGGCCGATGCGATTATTGTCAACGATGTGGGCGCGGCAGGGATGCTCGCCAAGCGCGGCCCCAACGGCCAGAAGATCCCGCTGAAGATCGGCGACGTGATCGAGCTTAACGACCATCGCGCCAAGGTTGTCGGCATCTGCCGCGTCAGCCGGACGTTCAACAGCCAGCCGTCGATCTTCACGACCTACACCCGTGCCACCACTTTTGCCCCGTTCGAGCGCAAGCTCCTGAGCTTTGTGCTGGTCAAGGCCAAGCCGGGCATCACCCCGGCCGACCTCTGTCAGCGGATTCGGGAAGATACCGGGCTTGGTGCTTACACCCAGAAGCAGTTCATCGACAAGACCTACAACTACTTCTTCGAGAACACGGGAATACCGATCAACTTCGGTATATCCGTGACGCTCGGCTTCTTTGTCGGCGTCGCGATCGCCGGCCAGACCTTCTACCAGTTCACCCTCGAAAATCTCAAGCACTTTGGCGCCCTCAAGGCGATGGGCGCCGGCAACGTACAGCTGCTCAAGATGATCCTGCTCCAGGCCGGGCTTGTCGGCGGCGTTGGCTATGGGATCGGTGTTGGCGTCGCCAGCGTGTTCGGCTACCTGACTCGCAACAGCGAGCTTAGCTTTCTCCTGCCCTGGTGGTTGATGATCGGTACGGCCGGGGCGGTCCTGCTGATCTGCCTGGCCGCATCGGCACTGAGCCTGCTGAAGGTTTTGCGGTTGGAACCGGCAATCGTGTTCAAGTGA
- a CDS encoding DUF58 domain-containing protein, which produces MRLPFTAKPAYAPPPIRRRPSLDFSLVGLVYCCMMMFMGLAAINSGANLLYGVFGLMIGVLILAAILSKRVLRKLTVHRVLPDHAIVGVPSRIVYQFANAKRFYPSLSVTVSEIDAADGFTKQPQAYMLHAAAGMTASVPTEVIPRRRGLHQLDRFQISTSFPFGFIKRALTDRQKDHLLVYPTIGSVDRAVLNMCRAADKTGAMMRPRQGGQDEFYGVKEHRPGESPRHIYWKRSARTAATGVLVAREMTQVAPPRLLLLVDTWVSDQSAPKVAGVERSVAMAATLADCAIEQDLSVGMLAWSDGWKYLEPSRGKRHRGDLLSALARLPLQTIASTSQLMDEGLRYIRDGATAVLLTPQALPAGIDTRQRGAVVVLPSDDPQIRRWFTFEARVDFMTCSPAVESKVK; this is translated from the coding sequence ATGCGATTGCCATTCACCGCCAAACCCGCCTACGCCCCGCCGCCGATCCGTCGGCGGCCCAGCCTCGACTTCTCCCTCGTCGGGCTCGTCTACTGCTGCATGATGATGTTCATGGGGCTCGCCGCGATTAACAGCGGCGCGAACCTGCTCTACGGCGTGTTCGGTCTGATGATCGGCGTGCTCATCCTGGCGGCGATCCTCAGCAAGCGCGTGCTGCGAAAGCTGACGGTCCACCGCGTGCTCCCCGACCATGCGATCGTCGGCGTGCCGTCCCGGATCGTTTACCAGTTCGCCAACGCCAAGCGATTCTACCCGAGCCTCTCGGTGACCGTTTCCGAGATCGACGCCGCCGACGGTTTCACGAAGCAGCCGCAGGCCTACATGCTGCACGCGGCGGCCGGCATGACGGCATCCGTGCCAACCGAAGTCATTCCCCGCCGTCGCGGGCTTCATCAGCTCGACCGCTTTCAGATCAGCACGAGTTTCCCGTTCGGGTTCATCAAGCGGGCGCTAACCGACCGGCAGAAGGACCACCTGCTGGTTTATCCGACGATCGGTTCTGTCGATCGCGCCGTTCTCAACATGTGCCGCGCCGCCGACAAAACCGGCGCCATGATGCGGCCACGCCAGGGCGGGCAGGACGAGTTTTACGGCGTGAAGGAACATCGCCCCGGCGAAAGTCCGCGGCACATCTACTGGAAGCGGTCCGCCCGAACCGCTGCCACCGGCGTGCTCGTCGCCCGCGAGATGACGCAGGTCGCCCCACCGCGACTGCTGCTGCTGGTCGATACCTGGGTCAGCGACCAATCCGCCCCGAAAGTGGCAGGGGTCGAGCGATCAGTCGCGATGGCCGCCACGCTCGCCGACTGCGCGATCGAACAAGACCTCTCGGTCGGCATGCTCGCTTGGTCCGACGGCTGGAAATACCTTGAACCCAGCCGCGGCAAGCGGCATCGCGGCGACCTGCTCTCGGCGCTGGCTCGCCTTCCGCTTCAGACCATCGCGTCGACATCACAGCTCATGGACGAGGGCCTGCGCTACATCCGCGACGGCGCGACGGCGGTTCTGCTCACGCCGCAAGCGCTCCCGGCCGGAATCGATACGCGTCAGCGCGGCGCGGTCGTCGTGCTCCCCTCCGACGACCCGCAAATCCGCCGGTGGTTCACGTTCGAAGCGCGTGTCGATTTCATGACCTGTTCGCCGGCCGTGGAATCGAAGGTGAAATGA
- a CDS encoding AAA family ATPase yields the protein MSEPLIDRLRANIQTVFLGDVNAVDLLLVGLVARGHVLIEDVPGVGKTVLARALAKSVDCRFSRIQLTPDLLPGDVLGVSVYNTQTHAFEFRPGPVFANIVLADEINRTTPRTQSALLEAMSEEQVSVENKTIILERPFMLVATQNPIEFEGTYHLPENQLDRFILRVALGYPDRKSEHQILTLQPGRTGIDKLKPVMTAAEVVELQDRSPHVKLDPGIIDYILDLVAATRQSDELHLGVSPRGALSLTQACQALALVRGRNYVTPDDVKTLFIAVTAHRVVGKAYLSNGSGTAVATVLQAILDRTPTPR from the coding sequence GTGTCCGAACCGCTCATCGACCGGCTCCGCGCCAATATCCAGACCGTCTTCCTCGGCGACGTGAATGCCGTCGACCTCCTTCTGGTGGGGCTCGTGGCGCGCGGCCATGTATTGATTGAAGACGTGCCCGGCGTCGGCAAGACGGTGCTGGCGCGGGCGCTGGCCAAGAGCGTCGATTGCCGCTTCAGCCGGATTCAGCTCACACCCGATCTGCTGCCCGGCGATGTGCTGGGGGTGAGCGTTTACAACACGCAGACACACGCGTTTGAGTTCCGTCCCGGTCCGGTGTTCGCCAACATCGTGCTTGCCGACGAAATCAACCGCACGACGCCGCGGACGCAGTCGGCCCTTCTGGAGGCGATGAGCGAAGAGCAGGTGAGCGTCGAGAACAAGACGATCATCCTGGAGCGGCCGTTCATGCTGGTCGCGACGCAGAACCCGATCGAGTTCGAGGGCACGTATCACCTGCCGGAAAACCAGCTCGACCGTTTCATTCTCCGGGTGGCGCTGGGCTACCCCGACCGCAAATCCGAGCACCAGATTCTGACCCTGCAGCCGGGGCGGACGGGCATCGATAAGCTCAAGCCGGTGATGACGGCGGCGGAGGTGGTCGAGCTGCAGGATCGATCCCCGCACGTGAAGCTCGATCCCGGCATCATCGACTACATCCTAGACCTGGTCGCCGCGACCCGCCAGAGCGACGAACTGCACCTGGGTGTGTCGCCGCGCGGGGCGTTGTCGCTGACGCAGGCGTGTCAGGCGTTGGCGCTGGTCCGCGGACGGAACTATGTCACGCCGGACGACGTCAAGACGCTGTTCATCGCGGTGACGGCCCATCGTGTCGTCGGCAAGGCGTACCTGAGCAACGGAAGCGGGACGGCGGTCGCGACGGTGCTGCAGGCGATTCTCGACCGAACACCGACGCCTCGCTGA
- a CDS encoding M14 family zinc carboxypeptidase, translating into MPHGPDNGPAWSTDGKQWTYFTPEQFTWDATAKEGTIRFTPDVDVVWIAHQPPYTPSDLERLLEDVGRSRAARVEMIGKTAGGHDLPMVTVTDFSVADDKKACIWLQARQHAWESGTSYVMEGALRFVISDDPKAVELRKTTLFRFTPMIDIDGCAAGKVRFNANGYDLNRNWLAVDLRDPEMLKRMPEIWYGKKAIVAAHSVGPKIDLMVNLHNTETGEYLQTAATDEQAFGRFAKLYDALVERTQFEPSQKFQKPNPKAVVQPPGDSTNSLWQTHGVPVALMELRTSTVKKLGRRPLPADRMAFGKELIVEMAAAAGK; encoded by the coding sequence GTGCCGCACGGCCCGGACAACGGGCCGGCCTGGAGCACCGACGGCAAGCAGTGGACGTACTTCACGCCCGAGCAATTCACGTGGGACGCGACGGCAAAAGAGGGGACGATCCGGTTTACGCCGGATGTGGATGTGGTGTGGATCGCCCATCAACCGCCATACACCCCGAGTGATCTGGAGCGACTGCTGGAAGACGTCGGCCGGTCGCGGGCGGCGCGGGTGGAGATGATCGGCAAGACGGCCGGCGGGCATGATCTGCCGATGGTGACGGTGACTGATTTCTCGGTCGCCGACGACAAGAAGGCGTGCATCTGGCTGCAGGCCCGGCAGCACGCGTGGGAGAGCGGGACGAGTTATGTGATGGAAGGGGCGCTGCGGTTTGTGATCTCGGACGATCCCAAGGCGGTCGAGCTGCGGAAGACGACGCTGTTTCGGTTTACGCCGATGATCGATATCGACGGCTGCGCCGCCGGCAAGGTGCGGTTTAACGCCAACGGGTACGACCTGAACCGCAACTGGCTCGCCGTCGATCTGCGCGACCCGGAGATGCTGAAGCGAATGCCGGAGATCTGGTATGGGAAGAAGGCGATCGTGGCGGCGCACAGCGTGGGGCCGAAGATCGACCTGATGGTCAACCTGCACAACACCGAGACGGGGGAATATCTGCAAACGGCAGCGACGGACGAGCAGGCGTTTGGAAGGTTTGCCAAGCTGTACGACGCGCTGGTGGAGCGGACGCAGTTCGAGCCGAGCCAGAAGTTCCAGAAGCCGAACCCCAAGGCGGTCGTCCAGCCGCCGGGCGACAGCACCAATTCGCTCTGGCAGACGCATGGCGTTCCGGTGGCGCTGATGGAACTGCGCACGAGCACGGTGAAGAAGCTGGGACGTCGGCCCCTGCCGGCGGACCGGATGGCGTTCGGGAAGGAATTGATCGTGGAGATGGCCGCGGCGGCGGGGAAGTGA
- a CDS encoding CerR family C-terminal domain-containing protein, which produces MSTTATPPDISRQAQTCARLLEAAAQEFADHGFHHATVREICRKADANVAAVNYHFGDKCGLYSATLKHWIVVSLEKFPPLMGVPADAPAADRLRGFVLGSLSRMLDTGSAGWHGQLMAREMVEPTEAFDELVQETLRPMSELLHGIVRDIAGGDVNEQVVRSCAMSVIGQCCFYKHSREVVTRLFGDAVYGADFLQTTADHITRFSIAGIHAATASKKS; this is translated from the coding sequence ATGAGCACCACGGCGACTCCCCCCGACATCTCTCGACAGGCCCAGACCTGCGCTCGCCTGCTTGAGGCCGCTGCACAGGAGTTCGCTGACCACGGCTTCCACCACGCCACCGTGCGGGAGATCTGCCGCAAGGCCGATGCGAATGTCGCCGCCGTGAACTACCACTTCGGCGATAAATGCGGGCTGTATTCCGCGACGCTGAAGCATTGGATCGTTGTATCGCTGGAAAAGTTTCCGCCGCTCATGGGCGTCCCTGCCGACGCGCCCGCGGCTGATCGTCTGCGTGGTTTTGTCCTGGGATCGCTCAGCCGCATGCTCGACACCGGTTCGGCCGGCTGGCACGGGCAGTTGATGGCGAGGGAGATGGTCGAGCCGACCGAGGCATTCGACGAGCTGGTCCAGGAAACGCTCCGCCCGATGTCGGAGCTGCTCCACGGAATCGTCCGCGACATCGCCGGCGGGGACGTCAACGAACAGGTCGTCCGATCGTGCGCGATGAGCGTGATCGGCCAATGCTGTTTCTACAAGCATTCACGTGAGGTGGTCACTCGACTGTTCGGCGACGCCGTCTATGGCGCGGATTTTCTCCAGACGACCGCGGATCACATTACGAGGTTCTCCATCGCCGGTATCCACGCGGCGACAGCATCCAAAAAATCGTGA
- a CDS encoding peroxiredoxin family protein: MIGSFCHAALAIALLSFPALVLAVEKSVLPPAVGDTAKNFELPLATGEGKASLHGLTARSRVVLIVLRGWPGYQCPICTKQVAEFIAEADALRSAGVQVLLVYPGPAEKLKQHAAEFAGAKNLPEGFTLVLDPDYAFTNAYGLRWNAAKETAYPSAFVVDQKNVVCFAKVSKSHGGRATSTEVLAALK; the protein is encoded by the coding sequence ATGATTGGCTCCTTCTGCCACGCCGCACTGGCAATCGCGTTGTTGTCGTTTCCGGCGCTCGTGTTGGCGGTGGAAAAATCGGTGTTGCCGCCGGCGGTTGGCGATACCGCGAAGAACTTCGAGCTGCCGCTGGCGACGGGCGAAGGTAAGGCATCGCTGCACGGGCTGACCGCCAGGAGCAGAGTGGTCCTGATCGTGCTTCGAGGTTGGCCCGGCTACCAGTGTCCGATCTGCACGAAGCAGGTCGCCGAGTTTATCGCCGAGGCCGACGCGTTGCGGTCGGCGGGCGTGCAGGTGTTGCTGGTCTACCCCGGACCTGCCGAGAAGCTGAAGCAGCACGCGGCCGAGTTCGCCGGTGCGAAGAACCTTCCGGAGGGCTTTACGCTGGTGCTCGATCCGGACTATGCGTTTACCAACGCCTACGGACTGCGTTGGAACGCGGCGAAGGAGACGGCGTATCCGTCGGCGTTCGTCGTGGACCAGAAGAACGTGGTCTGCTTCGCGAAGGTGAGCAAGAGTCACGGCGGACGAGCGACGAGCACCGAGGTGTTGGCGGCGCTGAAGTGA